In Mesorhizobium sp., one DNA window encodes the following:
- a CDS encoding cytochrome P450: MFQTKYFDGVRKAQAEQRPVSEMPPFDIGRLRSKGGIGERVRDLLFEDPRWWLKILRRWWPTPRIGKFVLVTRDADVREVLERESEFITPYGPEMTEMAGGANFVLGMQDGEDYRKLKKPLLSAFPPAEVEQRVRPIAARHARAIMDRASPGFDAIARLMKVVPARICREYFGMIVDDENEFTDWSIALSSIFFSDPAASKVTRELAIVAADRMVKTVDRSITAIRDGSALPDTPLSRMVGMMDNGVLTREEVHSVMLGMISGFAPTNLLAGGNCLDVILSRPEALDAVKLAIGANDTEALDKAVMEAMRFKPIWIGPWRYASSELRIAAGTKREKLIPRGATVMPATLSAMFDPDAVERPDEFDPERPRKTYMVYGHGIHVCIGAEVARVQIGECLRAIFAKKDVRRMPGRDGKMTRIGAFPDHLRIDFERDPLDKVVKQSLVTVVLPVKPGIDLDAVREDVGSLRNPAGTAMKAALDATDKIHFASIAVVETGKTDLASGLAEGVIVVEMSGDGCAKEVLPVFAAATGDILRPILERACVNPNGREVADLLDAHSRDVSPAFGSTLGVVFSGTPGHSVARIKAEASLADALRDVVETPRPNDPRGAAAALAQARKHLQATGKYDFAFRTTESDLEKPAGSVARAIRATLTTPYLAFLVLVLVLLGGWLTHMNVFGPPSTPLDSAMAFGLGILGLAFAAGLVTGGMTLLLYGPDGRAAGEVEDRRLRTRFLRFLLVGLAILAAVLVGAYVYGPFDGPLRNVFVSGASLLLAVIGLLVVASAVIVGVAWLLQRWESHDKRSILSLELADLENIQKREGWRPQNHLTAISVMKPGRLRRLTLRLVFYLIQISAQKVFRPGYLSTINTIHFARWVLIPGTDRLVFFSNYDGSWESYLEDFIAKAAKGLTGVWSNTIGYPRTTLLFFDGARDGDRFKRWARRQQVPTLFWYSAYPELTTQRIRINSRIRRGICWASDSEARNWVSLFGSRPRPYISQKRFDLSAIPTLPAPPDPLESGEIQAIFFNAFGALQHGHLFAFSIPDNLSRQARLEWLEFLAANTSFGDVVPRVKAMTIGFGPRGLLQLGLATHPDENVMREFPSAYLQGMGHAQRSRILDDKGASDPANWRWGSGSRSGDILVSCYAHDTAMLVTVADEVRTRALAAGLSVVADVPLSVNRDKQNRAKEQFGFADGISQPVVRGTARANAGAPAANVVAAGEFLFGYRDEHGFYPVSPAVSAKNDPTGILPSLRHRRGDGGVKEEQRDFGRNGSFLVVRQFEQHVETFESYCAFAAQEQSRAHADPTITPDWIAAKMMGRWRDGSSLVRNPEGRPGRPADNAFSYGVEDPQGLRCPFGAHIRRSNPRDSLGDDHATQIQIGKRHRILRVGRTYELRDESGGIEEKGLVFMCLNADIERQYEFMQQTWVASSSFHGLNGEKDPTIGSSNGTGRYTIPKWEGSVVLKNLPDFVTTRGGGYFFMPSRAAVRYLISRLR, from the coding sequence ATGTTTCAGACCAAATATTTCGATGGGGTGCGCAAGGCGCAGGCCGAGCAGCGTCCCGTCTCCGAGATGCCGCCGTTCGACATTGGCCGGCTGCGATCCAAGGGCGGCATCGGCGAGCGGGTCAGGGACCTGTTGTTCGAGGACCCGCGCTGGTGGCTGAAGATCCTGCGCCGCTGGTGGCCGACGCCGCGCATCGGCAAGTTCGTGCTGGTGACGCGCGACGCGGACGTGCGCGAGGTGCTGGAGCGCGAAAGCGAGTTCATCACCCCTTACGGGCCCGAGATGACCGAAATGGCCGGCGGGGCCAACTTCGTGCTCGGCATGCAGGACGGGGAGGACTACCGCAAGCTGAAAAAGCCGCTGCTGAGCGCCTTTCCGCCCGCCGAGGTCGAGCAGCGGGTCCGGCCGATCGCGGCGCGGCATGCCCGCGCGATCATGGATCGCGCCTCGCCGGGGTTCGACGCCATTGCCAGGCTGATGAAGGTCGTGCCGGCGCGGATCTGCCGCGAATATTTCGGCATGATCGTCGACGACGAGAACGAGTTCACCGACTGGTCGATTGCGCTGAGTTCGATCTTCTTCTCGGATCCGGCGGCGAGCAAGGTCACGCGCGAACTCGCCATCGTCGCCGCCGATCGGATGGTAAAGACCGTCGACCGTTCCATCACCGCGATCCGCGACGGTTCGGCTCTGCCCGACACGCCGCTCTCGCGCATGGTCGGGATGATGGACAACGGCGTGCTGACTCGCGAGGAGGTCCATTCGGTGATGCTGGGGATGATCTCCGGCTTCGCGCCGACCAACCTCTTGGCCGGCGGCAACTGCCTCGACGTCATCCTGTCCCGGCCCGAGGCGCTGGACGCGGTCAAGCTCGCGATCGGCGCCAACGACACGGAGGCGCTGGACAAGGCGGTGATGGAGGCAATGCGCTTCAAGCCGATCTGGATCGGCCCCTGGCGCTACGCGTCGAGCGAACTGCGGATCGCGGCGGGGACGAAGCGGGAGAAGCTGATCCCGCGCGGCGCGACCGTGATGCCGGCGACGCTGTCGGCCATGTTCGATCCCGACGCCGTGGAACGGCCGGACGAATTCGATCCCGAGCGGCCGCGCAAGACCTACATGGTCTACGGCCACGGCATCCATGTCTGCATCGGCGCGGAGGTGGCGCGCGTCCAGATCGGCGAGTGCCTGCGCGCGATCTTCGCCAAGAAGGACGTGCGTCGCATGCCGGGGCGAGACGGCAAGATGACGCGCATCGGCGCCTTTCCCGATCATCTCAGGATCGATTTCGAGCGCGACCCGCTCGACAAGGTGGTCAAGCAGTCCCTGGTTACCGTCGTGCTTCCGGTGAAGCCCGGCATCGACCTCGATGCGGTGCGCGAGGACGTCGGCAGTCTGCGCAATCCGGCCGGCACGGCGATGAAGGCTGCTCTCGACGCGACGGACAAGATCCATTTCGCCAGCATCGCCGTGGTCGAGACCGGCAAGACCGACCTGGCGTCGGGTCTCGCGGAAGGCGTGATCGTGGTGGAGATGTCCGGCGACGGATGCGCGAAGGAGGTCCTTCCGGTCTTCGCCGCCGCCACAGGGGATATCCTGCGGCCGATCCTGGAGCGGGCCTGCGTCAATCCGAATGGGCGCGAGGTAGCGGATCTGCTGGACGCCCATAGCCGCGACGTGTCTCCCGCCTTCGGCAGCACGCTGGGCGTGGTCTTCTCAGGCACGCCGGGTCACTCGGTGGCACGCATCAAGGCCGAGGCCAGCCTCGCCGATGCCCTGCGGGATGTCGTCGAGACGCCGCGGCCGAACGATCCGCGCGGCGCGGCCGCGGCGCTCGCCCAGGCGCGCAAGCATTTGCAGGCTACAGGCAAGTACGACTTTGCCTTCAGGACGACGGAAAGCGATCTCGAAAAGCCCGCCGGTTCGGTTGCACGGGCTATACGCGCGACGCTGACGACGCCTTATCTGGCCTTCCTGGTGCTGGTGCTGGTCCTGTTGGGCGGCTGGCTGACGCATATGAACGTCTTCGGTCCGCCCTCGACCCCTCTCGACTCCGCCATGGCGTTCGGACTCGGCATTCTCGGGCTGGCGTTCGCGGCCGGTCTGGTGACGGGGGGGATGACCCTGCTGCTCTACGGCCCCGACGGCCGGGCGGCGGGCGAGGTCGAGGACAGGCGGCTGAGGACGCGCTTCCTTCGGTTCCTCCTCGTCGGACTTGCGATCCTCGCGGCCGTTCTCGTCGGCGCCTATGTCTATGGCCCGTTCGACGGCCCTCTGCGCAACGTCTTCGTCTCCGGCGCCTCGCTCCTCCTCGCGGTGATCGGCCTGCTCGTCGTCGCCTCGGCGGTCATCGTCGGTGTCGCCTGGCTGCTGCAGAGGTGGGAAAGCCACGACAAGCGCAGCATCCTCTCCCTGGAACTGGCGGATCTGGAGAACATTCAGAAAAGGGAAGGATGGCGGCCCCAGAACCATCTCACCGCGATCTCGGTAATGAAGCCGGGCCGGCTGCGGCGCCTGACCCTGAGGCTCGTCTTCTATCTGATCCAGATCTCGGCTCAGAAGGTCTTCCGGCCCGGCTATCTTTCGACCATCAACACCATCCACTTCGCCCGCTGGGTGCTGATCCCGGGAACCGACCGGCTGGTGTTCTTCTCGAACTACGACGGCAGCTGGGAGAGCTATCTGGAGGACTTCATCGCCAAGGCGGCCAAGGGGCTCACCGGCGTCTGGAGCAACACGATCGGCTATCCCCGCACGACCCTGCTGTTTTTCGACGGCGCGCGCGACGGCGACCGGTTCAAGCGGTGGGCACGCCGCCAGCAGGTGCCGACCCTGTTCTGGTATTCGGCCTATCCCGAACTCACGACGCAGCGCATCCGTATCAATTCGCGCATCCGGCGCGGCATCTGCTGGGCCAGCGACAGCGAGGCGCGCAACTGGGTCAGCCTGTTCGGCTCGCGTCCGCGTCCGTATATTTCCCAGAAGCGGTTCGATCTGAGCGCGATACCGACCCTGCCCGCTCCTCCGGATCCGCTGGAAAGCGGCGAGATCCAGGCGATCTTCTTCAATGCCTTCGGCGCCCTGCAGCATGGCCACCTGTTCGCCTTCTCGATTCCCGACAACCTGTCGCGGCAGGCGCGGCTGGAGTGGCTGGAGTTCCTCGCCGCGAACACCAGCTTCGGCGACGTCGTTCCCCGCGTGAAGGCGATGACCATCGGGTTCGGTCCGCGCGGACTTCTCCAGCTCGGCCTCGCCACGCATCCGGACGAGAACGTCATGCGGGAGTTCCCGAGCGCCTATCTGCAGGGCATGGGCCATGCGCAGCGCAGCCGTATCCTCGACGACAAGGGCGCGAGCGACCCGGCGAACTGGCGTTGGGGGTCGGGCAGCCGGTCGGGCGACATCCTCGTGTCTTGCTACGCGCACGACACCGCCATGCTCGTCACGGTGGCCGACGAGGTCAGGACTCGCGCGCTCGCGGCCGGATTGAGCGTGGTCGCCGACGTGCCGCTCAGCGTCAACCGCGACAAGCAGAACAGGGCGAAGGAGCAGTTCGGCTTCGCCGACGGCATTTCCCAGCCGGTGGTGCGCGGCACGGCCCGCGCCAATGCCGGGGCGCCGGCGGCCAATGTCGTCGCGGCGGGCGAGTTCCTGTTCGGCTATCGCGACGAGCACGGCTTTTATCCGGTCTCGCCGGCGGTCAGCGCGAAGAACGACCCGACCGGAATCCTGCCATCGCTGCGTCACCGCCGCGGCGATGGCGGGGTGAAGGAGGAGCAGCGCGATTTCGGCCGCAACGGCTCGTTCCTGGTCGTCAGGCAGTTCGAACAGCATGTCGAAACGTTCGAGAGCTACTGTGCCTTCGCGGCACAGGAACAGAGCAGGGCGCATGCCGATCCGACGATCACGCCGGACTGGATCGCGGCCAAGATGATGGGTCGCTGGCGCGACGGGTCGTCGCTGGTGCGTAACCCCGAAGGCCGTCCAGGCCGTCCCGCCGACAACGCCTTTTCCTACGGGGTCGAAGACCCGCAGGGACTGCGCTGTCCCTTCGGCGCGCATATCCGCCGGTCCAATCCGCGCGACTCGCTCGGCGACGATCATGCGACGCAGATCCAGATCGGCAAGCGGCACCGGATCCTGCGCGTCGGCCGGACCTACGAGCTGCGGGACGAGAGCGGCGGCATTGAGGAGAAGGGGCTGGTGTTCATGTGCCTCAACGCCGACATCGAACGCCAGTACGAGTTCATGCAGCAGACCTGGGTCGCATCGTCGAGCTTCCACGGGCTGAACGGCGAGAAGGATCCGACCATCGGATCGAGCAACGGCACGGGCCGCTATACAATTCCGAAATGGGAGGGCAGCGTCGTGCTGAAGAACCTGCCGGACTTCGTGACGACCCGCGGCGGCGGCTATTTCTTCATGCCGAGCCGGGCGGCGGTGCGCTACCTCATCTCGAGGCTGCGCTAA
- a CDS encoding Crp/Fnr family transcriptional regulator — protein MIHAENEAGTGAPVRIGPDLFDLLFKGCRVERCAAGQHLFVQEDESDRIYGVLSGTVEISLYSPGGQKMVANIELHHSLVGEIGALDGGTRTATAICLTPCELVSLSRAQLFERMERYPALARAMIELLCARLRWVSGEMGDLAFFAIEARLAKRLALLSGINAASDGWIDISQAELAEFLGATRESVNKTLNDWRSRNIIELRRGGVHVLNAAALRRIAASAEDD, from the coding sequence ATGATCCACGCCGAAAACGAAGCGGGCACCGGAGCCCCTGTCCGCATCGGCCCGGATCTCTTCGATCTGCTGTTCAAGGGGTGCCGCGTGGAGCGTTGTGCCGCCGGCCAGCATCTCTTCGTTCAGGAAGACGAGTCCGATCGTATCTACGGCGTCCTTTCGGGAACCGTCGAGATCTCGCTCTATTCTCCGGGCGGGCAGAAGATGGTGGCCAATATCGAGCTGCACCATAGTCTAGTCGGAGAGATCGGCGCGCTGGACGGCGGCACCCGCACCGCCACCGCGATCTGCCTCACACCCTGCGAACTCGTTTCGCTCAGCCGCGCCCAGCTGTTCGAGCGCATGGAGCGGTACCCGGCGCTGGCCCGCGCGATGATCGAACTCCTCTGCGCCCGCCTGCGCTGGGTGAGCGGCGAGATGGGCGATCTGGCCTTCTTCGCCATCGAGGCGCGCTTGGCCAAGCGCCTCGCGCTGCTGTCGGGCATCAACGCCGCCAGCGACGGCTGGATCGACATATCGCAGGCCGAACTGGCCGAATTCCTCGGCGCGACCCGCGAATCCGTCAACAAGACGCTCAACGACTGGCGCTCGCGCAACATCATCGAGCTGCGCCGGGGCGGCGTCCACGTCCTCAACGCCGCGGCGTTGCGGCGCATCGCCGCTTCCGCCGAGGACGACTGA
- a CDS encoding GntR family transcriptional regulator, with the protein MGDKEASQSLKALLGIRDLILGGRLAAGERLSEIPLAEQLGISRTPVRAALARLEQEGLLEKSPSGSYFARAFTIDEVMDAIELRGVLEGTAARLAAERGCDPRKLSDIARVVDAIGETLAPGPLDMDFEAYVQRNDEFHRLLAGLAGSETIRREIERTVRLPFASPSAFLEKQEDVPVFRQSLVGAQEQHRAIVEAIEKREGARAEAIAREHARLARRNLEYVLYRDPSLMQRIPALTLVRPEEEAEGGYRPADWMATAFRRL; encoded by the coding sequence ATGGGTGACAAGGAAGCCTCGCAGTCGTTGAAGGCGCTGCTGGGCATTCGCGACCTGATTCTCGGCGGCAGGCTTGCGGCCGGCGAGCGGCTCTCCGAGATCCCGCTTGCCGAACAGCTCGGCATTTCGCGCACGCCGGTGCGGGCCGCGCTCGCGCGGCTCGAACAGGAGGGGCTGCTCGAGAAGAGCCCGTCGGGCAGCTATTTCGCCCGAGCCTTCACCATCGACGAGGTGATGGATGCGATCGAGCTTCGCGGTGTGCTGGAAGGAACGGCCGCGCGTCTGGCGGCCGAGCGGGGCTGCGATCCGCGCAAGCTGTCCGACATCGCGCGCGTCGTGGACGCCATCGGCGAGACGCTGGCGCCGGGTCCGCTCGACATGGACTTCGAGGCCTACGTGCAGCGCAACGACGAATTCCACAGGCTCCTGGCCGGTCTCGCCGGAAGCGAGACCATTCGCCGCGAGATCGAGCGCACGGTGAGGCTCCCCTTCGCTTCGCCCAGCGCTTTTCTCGAAAAGCAGGAGGACGTTCCGGTGTTCCGCCAGTCGCTGGTCGGGGCGCAGGAGCAGCACCGCGCCATCGTCGAGGCGATCGAGAAGCGCGAAGGTGCGCGCGCCGAGGCGATCGCCCGCGAACATGCGAGACTGGCTAGGCGCAATCTCGAATACGTGCTCTACCGCGATCCGAGCCTCATGCAACGCATCCCGGCGCTGACGCTGGTTCGCCCGGAGGAAGAAGCCGAGGGAGGCTATCGCCCCGCCGACTGGATGGCAACGGCCTTCCGTCGGCTGTAG